One window of the Macaca thibetana thibetana isolate TM-01 chromosome 13, ASM2454274v1, whole genome shotgun sequence genome contains the following:
- the GKN2 gene encoding gastrokine-2 has protein sequence MGQLYLLQHLPPPGKMKILVAFLVVLTIFGMQSHGYEVFNIISPSSNGDNVQETVTIDNEKNTAIVNIHAGSCSSTTIFDYKHGYIASRVLSRGACFILKMDLQNTPPLNNLQRYSYEKQALDNIFSNKYTWVKYNPLESLIKDIDWFLLGSPIEKLCKHIPLYKGEVVENTHNVGAGDCAKAGFLGILGISICADTHV, from the exons ATGGGACAGCTTTACTTACTCCAGCACCTTCCTCCCCCAGGCAAAATGAAAATCCTT GTGGCATTTCTGGTGGTGCTGACCATCTTTGGGATGCAATCTCATGGATATGAG GTTTTTAACATCATCAGCCCAAGCAGCAATGGTGACAATGTTCAGGAGACAGTGACAATtgacaatgaaaaaaataccGCCATTGTCAACATCCATGCAGGATCATGCTCTTCTACCACAATTTTTGACTATAAACAT GGCTACATTGCATCCAGGGTGCTCTCCCGAGGAGCCTGCTTTATCCTGAAGATGGACCTTCAGAACACCCCTCCTCTGAACAATCTTCAACGATACAGCTATGAGAAACAG GCTCTGGACAACATATTCTCCAACAAATATACCTGGGTCAAGTACAACCCTCTGGAGTCTCTGATCAAAGACATCGATTGGTTCCTGCTTGGGTCACCCATTGAGAAACTCTGCAAACATATCCCCTTGTATAAAGGGGAAGTGGTTGAAAACACAC ATAATGTCGGTGCTGGAGACTGTGCAAAGGCTGGGTTCCTGGGCATCTTGGGAATTTCAATCTGCGCAGACACTCATGTTTAG